Proteins from a genomic interval of Lolium perenne isolate Kyuss_39 chromosome 1, Kyuss_2.0, whole genome shotgun sequence:
- the LOC127343574 gene encoding UPF0014 membrane protein STAR2, with protein sequence MTIPALLQGLAQEVDPWAPGFWRDFGIGMLKPLAATAAVAMAVALSSTQRLGIEAEMLYAIARSFLQLSVIGFVLHFIFTQSSPLWILLAYLFMVTVAGYTAGQRARRVPRGGCIAGASILVGTAVTMFLLVVLSVFEFTPRYIIPVAGMMVGNAMTVTGVTMKKLHEDVKSQRNLVETALALGATPRQATAGQVRRSLVIALSPVIDNAKTVGLIALPGAMTGLIMGGASPLEAIQLQIVVMNMLMGASTVSSILSTYLCWPAFFTNAFQLEDSVFAD encoded by the exons ATGACGATCCCGGCGCTGCTCCAGGGTCTGGCGCAAGAGGTGGACCCGTGGGCCCCGGGGTTCTGGCGCGACTTCGGCATCGGCATGCTCAAACCTCTCGCGGCgaccgccgccgtcgccatggCCGTGGCGCTGAGCTCCACGCAGCGCCTCGGCATCGAGGCCGAGATGCTCTACGCCATCGCGCGCTCCTTCCTGCAGCTCTCCGTCATCGGCTTCGTGCTCCACTTCATCTTCACCCAGAGCAGCCCGCTCTGGATCCTCCTCGCCTACCTCTTCATGGTCACCGTGGCCGGCTACACCGCGGGGCAGCGCGCCCGCCGCGTGCCGCGCGGCGGGTGCATCGCCGGCGCGTCCATCCTGGTCGGCACCGCCGTCACCATGTTCCTGCTCGTCGTGCTCAGCGTCTTCGAGTTCACGCCCCGCTACATCATCCCCGTCGCCGGCATGATGGTCGGCAACGCCATGACCGTCACCGGCGTCACCATGAAGAAGCTCCACGAGGACGTCAAGTCCCAGAGGAACCTC GTTGAGACTGCGCTGGCGCTGGGCGCGACGCCGAGGCAGGCGACGGCGGGGCAGGTCAGGCGGTCGCTGGTGATCGCGCTGTCGCCGGTGATCGACAACGCCAAGACGGTGGGGCTCATCGCGCTGCCGGGGGCCATGACGGGGCTCATCATGGGGGGAGCGTCGCCGCTGGAAGCCATCCAGCTGCAGATCGTGGTGATGAACATGCTCATGGGGGCCTCCACCGTCAGCAGCATCCTCTCCACCTACCTCTGCTGGCCGGCATTCTTCACCAACGCCTTCCAGCTCGAGGACTCTGTATTTGCCGACTAG